A genomic region of Alistipes megaguti contains the following coding sequences:
- a CDS encoding lipopolysaccharide assembly protein LapB — translation MKKTILTAFAALLVAIPAVEAQKVNKEALLAKIEKSDADIANEKKSVKAATWINRGKAFYEVAAEPTKNLFVNMEATMLKLTVGDPKSTAQETLNGVEYTAWVYPWFTAYIKDNKVATWKQTRWVIKDAPEKAIEAYNKAYELDPKSAGKVKEGLKQISDFCSQVGNAGLDAGDYVGAANAYATAYEAQSNPAYGEADPALLYYAGYLLTVDGSNNPQSFVRGGKYLQEAIEKNYADEDGNIYYYLFHCYYGQREADKENIMKAKQALLTGIEKFPKNERILDGLMQLYTSEEGVGDPADLVALIDKAIADNPTNVDLWFGRGRIFYALKDYDKSIESFEKVVELKPDLFEGNYYLGVFYTIKGDELNKEMNEKQYSSQAAYDADLKTVNEVYMAALPWFEKAHEIKPEDMDTLEFLKSLCFRLRDEPGVMDKYNTYNALYKQAKGIE, via the coding sequence ATGAAAAAGACGATTTTGACGGCTTTTGCGGCGCTGCTCGTAGCGATTCCCGCCGTCGAGGCCCAGAAGGTAAACAAGGAAGCGCTTCTCGCCAAGATCGAAAAGAGCGATGCCGACATCGCCAACGAGAAGAAGTCAGTAAAGGCCGCAACGTGGATCAACCGCGGTAAGGCTTTCTATGAGGTGGCCGCCGAGCCGACGAAGAACCTCTTCGTCAACATGGAGGCTACGATGCTCAAACTGACGGTCGGAGACCCCAAGTCGACCGCTCAGGAGACGCTCAACGGTGTGGAATATACCGCATGGGTCTATCCCTGGTTCACGGCCTACATCAAGGACAACAAGGTCGCTACGTGGAAGCAGACCCGTTGGGTGATCAAGGATGCCCCCGAAAAGGCCATCGAAGCCTACAACAAGGCTTATGAACTCGACCCCAAGAGTGCCGGCAAGGTCAAGGAGGGTCTGAAGCAGATCAGCGACTTCTGCTCGCAGGTCGGCAATGCCGGTCTTGATGCCGGGGATTATGTGGGCGCCGCCAACGCCTATGCTACGGCTTACGAGGCTCAGTCGAATCCCGCCTACGGCGAGGCCGACCCCGCACTGCTCTACTATGCCGGCTATCTGCTGACGGTCGACGGTTCGAACAATCCCCAATCGTTCGTCCGTGGCGGCAAATATCTCCAGGAGGCCATCGAGAAGAATTATGCCGATGAGGATGGTAACATCTACTATTACCTCTTCCACTGCTACTATGGTCAGCGCGAGGCCGACAAGGAGAATATCATGAAGGCCAAGCAGGCTCTGCTGACCGGTATCGAGAAGTTCCCGAAGAATGAGCGGATCCTCGACGGTCTGATGCAGCTCTACACCTCGGAAGAGGGTGTGGGCGATCCCGCCGACCTGGTGGCACTGATCGACAAGGCCATTGCCGACAACCCGACCAATGTCGACCTGTGGTTCGGCCGCGGTCGTATCTTCTACGCTCTGAAGGACTACGACAAGAGCATCGAATCGTTCGAGAAGGTCGTTGAGCTGAAGCCCGATCTCTTCGAGGGTAACTACTACCTGGGTGTCTTCTACACGATCAAGGGCGACGAACTCAACAAGGAGATGAACGAGAAGCAGTACAGCAGCCAGGCTGCCTACGACGCCGATCTGAAGACCGTAAACGAGGTCTACATGGCCGCTCTGCCCTGGTTCGAGAAGGCTCACGAGATCAAACCCGAGGACATGGATACGCTGGAGTTCCTCAAGTCGCTCTGCTTCCGTCTGCGCGACGAACCCGGTGTGATGGACAAGTACAATACCTACAACGCCCTCTACAAGCAGGCCAAGGGTATCGAATAG
- a CDS encoding DNA translocase FtsK 4TM domain-containing protein: MASRNTSSNARQNVQRSNRDSARWIAGLLLLCVGIFVAAAVFFSFFSWADDQSVLQKSTEEREWVGAEVENPCGPLGARLGRLLVDNSFGVFGILIPVMLILLGVRIIRQKPLRINQSILSLCFIMILGSLSLGYLFDARWSLCSSTGWGGAFGNLLASRHAVGQTAAIGVLPGAIGSLGTLIVLIGGWILTGVFINRNFINKVNRAGNVLVDQSEKIVDTVRSKVVHAHAAEADTAFDEESGDVPGEASESAVPAATAAGRGPETRRGETRRTESGREAQTGRAAAMENDRTVDRETGRGVATGREAVAERMGGASALQNDARAEGTRDVRDSGAFGAQSESARTSYVQPRPGATEQPVPAPRSGVQRQSGEEESSFVELTPDGRPIEPAVMTDEDDEFTEVDLSRPEGRVVMGRGGLIELERPQPRRTASVGAGGAGDDPFIEITVGEESPETKEASDEPFVERTIEPAAGSAPELHPGTSGEAVQTPQSERMPAAATDVAPEEAVRTGTETGLPASDARVAGGVTAAAGVSTAEGAKEGVVVTVESREAKLVDEKSIPTESYDPLKDLMNYHKPPVTLLEDYISDEGVSDEEIYENKTRIEETLKYFGIPIQRIKATVGPTVTLYEIVQAQGVKISKIQGLQNDIAQSLKAESGIRIIAPIPGRGTIGIEVPNRHKQIVSMYSAIRSLRFQESKAELPVVIGRTIQNENYVFDLTKMPHLLVAGATGQGKSVGLNAIITSLLYRKHPAQLKFVMIDPKMVEFSLYAKIERHFLAKMQSEDEAIVTDPKKAVYTLNALCSEMDMRLELCKKAEVRNIAEYNAKFVARRLNPMHGHRYMPYIVVVIDEFADLIMTAKEVETPVTRLAQKARAIGIHLIIATQRPSVDVITGKIKANFPARIAFRVMQMIDSRTIIDRPGADQLIGRGDMLISKDGELTRIQCALVETKEVERIVDYISKQQGYTEAYALPDYTPDSDGGGQMGSEESSAPVKYDSLFAEIARDAVSSGQISTSMIQRNYEVGFNRAGRIMMQLERAGIVGRQQGAKPRDILFYDLPSLEAKLQDLGVS, from the coding sequence ATGGCATCCCGAAATACCTCTTCCAACGCTCGGCAGAACGTTCAGCGCTCGAATCGCGACAGCGCCCGCTGGATTGCGGGTCTGTTGTTGCTGTGCGTGGGCATCTTTGTCGCGGCGGCGGTCTTTTTCTCCTTTTTCAGCTGGGCCGACGATCAGAGCGTGCTCCAGAAGTCGACCGAGGAGCGCGAATGGGTCGGTGCGGAGGTCGAAAATCCCTGCGGCCCTCTCGGCGCCCGGCTCGGACGTTTGCTGGTGGACAATTCGTTCGGCGTCTTCGGTATCCTGATTCCCGTGATGCTGATTCTCCTGGGGGTGCGGATCATCCGTCAGAAACCCCTGCGGATCAACCAGTCGATCCTCTCGCTCTGCTTCATCATGATTCTCGGATCGCTCTCGCTGGGCTATCTCTTCGATGCCCGCTGGAGCCTCTGCTCGAGCACCGGGTGGGGCGGCGCATTCGGCAATCTGCTGGCCAGCCGTCATGCGGTCGGCCAGACGGCTGCCATCGGAGTGCTGCCCGGCGCCATCGGCTCGCTCGGAACGCTGATTGTCCTGATCGGCGGCTGGATTCTCACCGGGGTCTTCATCAACCGCAATTTCATCAACAAGGTCAACCGGGCCGGGAACGTCCTCGTCGACCAGAGTGAAAAGATCGTCGATACGGTCCGCAGCAAGGTCGTACATGCCCATGCGGCGGAGGCCGATACGGCGTTCGACGAAGAGTCCGGGGATGTGCCGGGTGAGGCGTCGGAATCGGCGGTTCCTGCTGCGACAGCCGCGGGACGAGGCCCGGAGACGCGTCGCGGGGAGACCCGGAGAACCGAGTCCGGACGCGAGGCTCAGACCGGGCGTGCAGCCGCGATGGAGAACGACCGGACCGTGGACCGCGAAACTGGACGGGGCGTTGCGACCGGACGCGAAGCCGTGGCGGAGCGTATGGGAGGGGCCTCGGCGTTGCAGAACGATGCACGGGCCGAAGGTACGCGCGACGTGCGGGATTCCGGAGCCTTCGGGGCGCAGTCGGAATCGGCGCGGACGTCGTATGTGCAGCCCCGGCCTGGAGCGACGGAACAGCCCGTGCCGGCTCCGCGAAGCGGGGTGCAGCGGCAATCCGGTGAGGAGGAGAGCTCCTTTGTGGAGCTGACTCCCGACGGACGCCCGATCGAGCCTGCCGTCATGACGGACGAGGATGACGAGTTCACGGAGGTGGATCTCTCCCGTCCCGAGGGACGTGTGGTGATGGGTCGCGGCGGATTGATCGAGTTGGAGCGTCCGCAGCCGCGGCGTACGGCCTCGGTCGGTGCAGGCGGTGCGGGTGACGATCCGTTTATCGAGATTACGGTCGGGGAGGAGAGCCCCGAAACGAAGGAGGCATCCGACGAACCGTTCGTCGAGCGGACGATCGAGCCGGCTGCCGGGTCGGCCCCGGAGCTGCATCCCGGAACGTCGGGCGAAGCGGTACAGACTCCCCAGTCGGAGCGCATGCCCGCCGCAGCGACGGACGTGGCGCCGGAGGAGGCGGTTCGGACCGGGACGGAGACCGGTCTGCCGGCATCCGATGCGCGGGTGGCCGGTGGAGTGACGGCCGCGGCCGGAGTCTCAACGGCGGAAGGCGCCAAGGAGGGGGTTGTGGTGACGGTGGAGTCCCGCGAGGCCAAACTCGTCGACGAAAAGTCGATCCCCACGGAGAGCTACGACCCGCTGAAGGATCTCATGAACTACCACAAGCCGCCCGTGACGCTGCTGGAGGACTACATTTCGGATGAAGGGGTCTCCGACGAGGAGATCTACGAAAACAAGACCCGCATCGAGGAGACGCTCAAGTATTTCGGCATCCCGATCCAGCGTATCAAGGCGACGGTCGGCCCTACGGTCACGCTCTATGAGATCGTCCAGGCCCAGGGGGTCAAGATCTCGAAGATCCAGGGGTTGCAGAACGATATCGCCCAGAGTCTGAAGGCCGAATCGGGCATTCGCATCATCGCCCCGATCCCGGGTCGCGGTACGATCGGTATCGAGGTCCCGAACCGCCACAAGCAGATCGTTTCGATGTATTCGGCCATCCGTTCGCTGCGCTTCCAGGAGTCGAAGGCCGAACTGCCGGTGGTCATCGGCCGCACGATCCAGAACGAAAACTATGTCTTCGATCTGACGAAGATGCCCCACCTGCTGGTGGCCGGTGCCACGGGCCAGGGCAAGTCCGTGGGGCTGAACGCCATCATCACCTCGCTGCTCTACCGCAAGCACCCCGCGCAGCTGAAGTTCGTGATGATCGACCCCAAGATGGTCGAATTCTCGCTCTACGCCAAGATCGAACGCCACTTCCTGGCCAAGATGCAGTCCGAGGACGAGGCCATCGTCACCGACCCCAAGAAGGCCGTCTACACGTTGAACGCCCTCTGCTCGGAGATGGACATGCGTCTGGAACTCTGCAAGAAGGCCGAGGTGCGCAACATCGCCGAATACAACGCCAAGTTCGTGGCCCGGCGGCTGAACCCGATGCACGGCCACCGCTACATGCCCTATATCGTGGTGGTGATCGACGAGTTCGCCGACCTGATCATGACCGCCAAGGAGGTCGAAACTCCCGTGACGCGTCTGGCCCAGAAGGCCCGTGCCATCGGTATTCATCTGATCATCGCCACGCAGCGTCCGTCGGTCGACGTCATCACGGGTAAGATCAAGGCCAACTTCCCGGCCCGTATCGCCTTCCGTGTGATGCAGATGATCGACTCGCGGACGATCATCGACCGTCCGGGTGCCGACCAGCTGATCGGCCGCGGCGACATGCTCATCTCGAAGGATGGCGAATTGACCCGTATCCAGTGTGCGCTGGTCGAAACCAAGGAGGTCGAGCGCATCGTCGACTACATCTCGAAACAGCAGGGTTATACGGAGGCTTATGCGCTGCCCGACTATACGCCCGACAGCGACGGCGGCGGCCAGATGGGCAGCGAAGAGTCGTCGGCTCCGGTGAAGTACGATTCGCTCTTTGCCGAGATTGCCCGTGATGCCGTCTCGAGCGGCCAGATCTCCACGTCGATGATTCAGCGCAACTACGAGGTGGGATTCAATCGCGCGGGCCGTATCATGATGCAGCTCGAGCGAGCCGGTATCGTCGGCCGTCAGCAGGGTGCCAAACCCCGCGATATTCTCTTCTACGACCTGCCTTCGCTCGAAGCCAAACTGCAGGATCTGGGCGTCTCGTAA
- the murI gene encoding glutamate racemase has protein sequence MNDSPIGVYDSGLGGLTVWREIRRLLPAESLVYLGDGKNCPYGSRPGEEIRVLADEAVGRLVHDEGCKLVVVACNTATAAAIDSLRAKYAGVPIVGMEPAVKPACLATRSRVVGVLATERSLDGELFRHTAARYGEGIEVLTVPGRGFVELVESDRESTPEAETCVRAAVEPMLERGADQIVLGCTHYPFLLPVLKRVVAGHGVTIVDPSPAVARRVEQLLDDNGLRASQMHRPTFEFRTFADEAYRRRLERKALESL, from the coding sequence GTGAACGATTCTCCCATAGGTGTTTATGATTCGGGGCTGGGCGGGCTGACTGTCTGGCGCGAGATCCGGCGGTTGCTGCCTGCCGAATCGCTGGTCTATCTGGGCGACGGCAAGAATTGTCCCTACGGTTCGCGTCCCGGAGAGGAGATCCGCGTGCTGGCTGACGAGGCGGTCGGACGGCTCGTGCACGATGAAGGGTGCAAACTGGTGGTGGTGGCCTGCAATACGGCGACGGCCGCGGCGATCGACTCTCTGCGGGCGAAGTATGCCGGAGTGCCGATTGTCGGCATGGAGCCTGCGGTGAAACCCGCCTGTTTGGCCACGCGCAGCCGGGTGGTGGGTGTGCTGGCCACGGAGCGGAGTCTCGACGGCGAGCTGTTCCGCCATACGGCGGCCCGGTATGGCGAAGGCATTGAGGTGCTGACGGTTCCGGGGCGCGGCTTTGTCGAACTGGTCGAGTCGGACCGGGAATCGACGCCCGAGGCCGAGACCTGCGTACGGGCCGCCGTGGAGCCGATGCTGGAGCGGGGCGCCGACCAGATTGTGCTCGGATGTACGCACTATCCCTTCCTGCTGCCCGTGTTGAAGCGGGTGGTCGCCGGGCACGGGGTGACGATCGTCGATCCATCGCCGGCCGTGGCGCGGCGGGTTGAGCAGCTGCTTGACGACAACGGCCTGAGGGCTTCGCAGATGCACCGTCCGACGTTTGAGTTCCGTACGTTCGCCGACGAGGCCTATCGCCGGCGTCTCGAACGCAAGGCGCTGGAATCCTTGTAG
- the gyrA gene encoding DNA gyrase subunit A, which yields MLTEEEKNAGLVGRIIPINIEEQMKSAYIDYSMSVIVSRALPDVRDGLKPVHRRILYDMSAELNLYSDKPTRKSARIVGDVLGKFHPHGDSSVYDAMVRLAQDWSMRYPLVDGQGNFGSMDGDSPAAMRYTEARMKKITDEVMADIDKETVDWTLNFDDTIPEPTVLPTRIPLLIVNGASGIAVGMATNMAPHNLSEVVDACCAYVDNPEISGEELLHYVKGPDFPTGGIIYGYEGVKEAMLTGRGRVMMRAKTEIEHTPSGRECIVVTEIPYMVNKAEMIKKIADMINEKKIEGISYINDESDRNGLRIIIILKHDAVASVVLNTLFKNTPLQTSFAVNNIALVNGRPQLLSMRDLIRYFIDHRHDVVVRRTRFDKRKAEERLHIVLGLLIAQDNIDEIVHIIRSSQTPDAAKQTMMERFELSDLQASAIIEMRLRALTGLERGKLVAERDELQALIAHLTEVLGSVEMQMQIVKDELIEIKEKYGDERRTEIVYASEEFNPEDFYADDDMVITISHLGYIKRTPLAEYRTQNRGGVGAKGSATRDEDFIEHIYVASMHNTMLFFTEKGRCYWLKVYEIPEGTRSSKGRAIQNIIQIEPNDKVRAYINVKRLNDEEYVNSNYIIMCTKDGTIKKTKLEAYSRPRQNGVNAIVIREGDQLIEAKLTSGHAEVMIAARDGKAIRFNENTVRPIGRVGAGVRGISLDEGDEVVGMICIEPDSKQDVLVLSENGYGKRTDLDEYRITNRGGKGVKTINITEKTGKLISIQAVTDDNDLMIINRSGLTIRTAVSQIRLAGRATQGVRIINLREGDAIASVMAVPAASEEENPQSEGAEGSEATATAEAGATSATDASAPETDAPTDDTQTPESEN from the coding sequence ATGCTTACAGAAGAAGAAAAGAATGCCGGTTTGGTGGGACGGATCATCCCCATCAATATCGAAGAGCAGATGAAGTCGGCCTACATCGACTACTCGATGTCGGTCATCGTGTCGCGCGCCCTGCCCGACGTGAGGGACGGCCTGAAACCCGTTCACCGACGCATCCTCTACGATATGAGCGCGGAGCTCAACCTCTACTCCGACAAACCCACCCGTAAGTCGGCCCGTATCGTCGGCGACGTGCTCGGTAAGTTCCACCCCCACGGCGACTCGTCGGTCTACGACGCCATGGTCCGCCTGGCTCAGGACTGGTCGATGCGTTACCCGCTGGTCGACGGACAGGGTAACTTCGGTTCGATGGACGGCGACTCTCCGGCCGCCATGCGTTACACCGAGGCCCGCATGAAGAAGATCACCGACGAGGTGATGGCCGATATCGACAAGGAGACCGTCGACTGGACGCTCAACTTCGACGATACGATCCCCGAACCGACGGTCCTTCCGACCCGTATTCCACTGCTGATCGTCAACGGTGCCAGCGGTATTGCCGTCGGCATGGCCACCAACATGGCTCCGCACAACCTCTCGGAGGTGGTTGACGCCTGCTGTGCCTATGTCGACAATCCCGAGATCTCGGGCGAGGAGCTGCTGCACTACGTCAAGGGCCCCGATTTCCCCACGGGCGGTATCATCTACGGCTACGAAGGGGTCAAGGAGGCCATGCTCACGGGCCGCGGCCGCGTGATGATGCGCGCCAAGACCGAAATCGAACATACGCCCAGCGGCCGTGAATGCATCGTCGTCACGGAGATCCCCTACATGGTCAACAAGGCCGAGATGATCAAGAAGATCGCCGACATGATCAACGAAAAGAAGATCGAAGGCATCTCCTACATCAACGACGAATCGGACCGAAACGGTCTGCGTATCATCATCATTCTGAAACACGATGCCGTGGCCAGCGTGGTGCTCAATACGCTCTTCAAGAATACGCCGCTGCAGACGTCGTTCGCCGTGAACAACATCGCGCTGGTAAACGGCCGCCCGCAGCTGCTGTCGATGCGCGACCTGATCCGCTACTTCATCGACCACCGTCACGACGTGGTCGTACGCCGCACGCGCTTCGACAAGCGCAAGGCCGAGGAGCGTCTGCACATCGTGCTGGGTCTGCTGATCGCCCAGGACAACATCGACGAGATCGTTCATATCATCCGTTCGTCGCAGACCCCCGATGCTGCCAAGCAGACCATGATGGAGCGTTTCGAACTTTCGGACCTGCAGGCTTCGGCCATCATCGAGATGCGTCTGCGGGCCCTGACCGGTCTGGAGCGCGGCAAGCTGGTTGCCGAACGCGACGAACTGCAGGCGCTGATCGCCCATCTGACGGAGGTGTTGGGAAGCGTCGAGATGCAGATGCAGATCGTCAAGGACGAGCTGATCGAGATCAAGGAGAAGTACGGCGACGAGCGCCGCACGGAGATCGTCTATGCTTCGGAGGAGTTCAATCCCGAGGATTTCTACGCCGACGACGACATGGTGATCACCATCTCGCACCTGGGCTACATCAAGCGTACGCCGCTGGCCGAATACCGCACGCAGAACCGCGGCGGCGTGGGGGCCAAGGGCAGCGCCACGCGTGACGAGGACTTCATCGAGCACATCTATGTGGCCTCGATGCACAACACGATGCTCTTCTTCACGGAGAAGGGCCGCTGCTACTGGCTGAAGGTCTACGAGATTCCCGAGGGAACCCGTTCGTCGAAGGGCCGCGCCATTCAGAATATCATCCAGATCGAACCCAACGACAAGGTCCGCGCCTATATCAACGTCAAGCGCCTGAATGATGAGGAGTATGTCAACAGCAACTACATCATCATGTGCACGAAAGACGGTACGATCAAGAAGACGAAGCTCGAAGCCTACTCGCGGCCGCGTCAGAACGGCGTCAACGCCATCGTTATCCGGGAAGGTGACCAGCTCATCGAGGCCAAGTTGACCAGCGGTCATGCCGAGGTGATGATCGCCGCCCGCGACGGCAAGGCTATTCGTTTCAACGAGAATACGGTGCGCCCGATCGGACGTGTCGGCGCCGGAGTGCGCGGCATCTCGCTCGACGAGGGCGACGAGGTCGTGGGCATGATCTGCATCGAACCCGATTCGAAGCAGGATGTGCTGGTGCTGAGCGAGAACGGTTACGGCAAGCGCACCGATCTGGACGAGTACCGCATCACCAACCGCGGCGGAAAGGGCGTCAAGACGATCAACATCACGGAGAAGACCGGCAAGCTGATCTCGATCCAGGCCGTCACGGACGACAACGATCTGATGATCATCAACCGCTCGGGTCTGACGATCCGTACGGCCGTGTCGCAGATCCGTCTGGCAGGCCGCGCCACGCAGGGTGTGCGCATCATCAACCTGCGCGAGGGCGATGCCATCGCTTCGGTGATGGCCGTACCGGCTGCCAGTGAGGAGGAGAATCCTCAGTCCGAGGGAGCTGAAGGCAGCGAGGCGACCGCAACGGCCGAGGCCGGAGCCACCTCCGCAACCGATGCCTCGGCTCCGGAGACCGATGCCCCGACCGATGACACGCAGACTCCCGAGTCGGAAAACTGA